The Cellulosimicrobium sp. ES-005 genome segment GTCGGCGTCATCGCGACGGACAAGGGCTGGAACGTCTACGTCGGCGGCAACGGCGGGTTCACGCCCCGGCACGCGCAGCTCCTGGCCGAGGACCTGGACGACGAGGCGCTCGTCCGGACCATCGACCGCTTCCTCATGTACTACGTCCGCACGGCCGACCGCCTCCAGCGCACGGCCGCGTGGGTCGAGGACTACGAGGGTGGCCTCGACGCGATCCGCGAGGTGATCGTGGAGGACTCGCTCGGCCTCGGCGCCGACCTCGACGCCGCGATGGCCCGCCACGTCGGCGACTACGAGGACGAGTGGCGCGCGGTCCTCGAGGACCCGGAGAAGCTGCGTCGCTTCGGCTCGTTCGTCAACGCGCCCGCCGAGCCCGACCCCGACCTCGCGTACGTCACCGAGCGCGGCCAGATCCGGCCCGCGACGGCGGACGAGCGCGCCGCCCTGGAGGAGGCCCGCGCCGCGGGGCTCGCCACCGTCCCCGCCGGCCCTGTGGTGATCGCCGGCACGACCCTGGAGGTCCGTCGATGAGCGTCGTGTCCGCAGAGCAGGCTGTGCCCCCCGGGGAGACGACCACGTCGGCGACCACGGAGCGGGAGCGGGTGTGCCTGCTGCGCGACCTCCTCGTCGAGCGCGGCGTCGCCGCCCTCGTGGGCGGGGTGCAGGTCGCCCTGTTCCGCCTCCCCGACGACACGGTGCGCGTCGTGCAGCAGCGTGACCCGTTCTCGGGGGCGAACGTCATGTCGCGCGGGATCGTCGGGACGCGCGGCGGAGTCCCGACCGTCGCCGGGCCCATGTACAAGCAGGTCTTCGACCTCGCGACCGGGCGCTGCCTCGAGGCCGCCGGGTACGTGCCCGTCCAGGGCCTCGCCCCGGACCTGGCGACGTGGCCCGCCGAGGTGCGCGACGGCGTCGTGCACGTGGGGACGCGCCCCCTCGCCGCCGCGGACCCCACGGCCGACGACGTCTCGGACGGTGCGCCGTGACGACGCTCCTGGGCCTCGACCTCGCCGGGCGCACGGTCCTCGTCGCGGGCGGCGGGCCCGTCGCCGCCCGCCGCGCCCGGGCGATGGCCGACGACGGCGCGCACGTCCGCGTCGTCGCGCCCCAGGTCTGCGAAGACCTGCGCGACCTCGTCGCGGCCTCGCTGAGTGCGGGGTATCTGTCGTCGATCCGTCCTCGGGACGACAGACACCCCGCACCCGGCGGAGGGGGCGTCACCTGGGCGCCGCGCGAGGTGCGCGAGTCCGACGTCGAGGACGCGTGGCTCGTGCTCGCGGCGACGGACGACTCGGGGACCAACCGCGACGTCGCCGCGTGGGCGGCCGCGCGCCGCACCTGGTGCGTCAACGCCGGGGCCGCGCACGAGGGCACCGCGCGCACGCCTGCGACGACCCACAGCGGCGACGTGCTCGTCGGGGTCGTCACGGACGTCCCCGCGGCGCACCTGTCGGCGGACCGCCGCGCTCGGGCGCGACGAGCGGCTGACGGCGCGGCCGAGAGGCGCGGCGCGGACCCGCGGCGGGCCCGCGCGGTGCGCGACGCGATCGCCGAGCACCTGCGCTCCGGCGGCGCCGACCAGCGGCGGCACCGGCCGGCCGACGGCGGGCTCGGGCGCGTGACGCTCGTCGGTGGCGGGCCGGGCGCCGTCGACCTGCTCACCCTCCGGGGGCGCCGGGCGCTCGCGGAGGCGGACGTCGTCGTCGCGGACCGGCTCGGACCCGTCGACGTGCTCGACGAGCTCGCGCCCGGTGTCGAGGTGATCGACGTCGGCAAGACGCCCGGCAACCACCCGGTGCCGCAGCACGAGATCAACGCGATCCTCGTGGAGCAGGCGCAGCGCGGACGGCGCGTCGTGCGGCTCAAGGGCGGCGACCCGTTCGTCTACGGGCGCGGCGGCGAGGAGGTGATCGCGTGCCGCGAGGCGGGCGTGCCGGTCGACGTCGTGCCAGGGGTGTCCAGCGCGCTGAGCGTCCCGGCGCTCGCGGGCATCCCGCTCACGCACCGGGGGACGGTCGCCGCGTTCCACGTGACCAGCGGGCACGACGGGCTCGACGCCGCCGCGCTGGCCGGGGTGCGCGACCGCACGGCTACGCTGGTGGTCCTCATGGGTGTCTCGCAGCTCGCACGCATCACGGCCCAGGCCCTCGGCGCCGGGGCCGACCCCGCGATGCCCGTCGCGATCGTGGAGAGCGGC includes the following:
- the nirD gene encoding nitrite reductase small subunit NirD; amino-acid sequence: MSVVSAEQAVPPGETTTSATTERERVCLLRDLLVERGVAALVGGVQVALFRLPDDTVRVVQQRDPFSGANVMSRGIVGTRGGVPTVAGPMYKQVFDLATGRCLEAAGYVPVQGLAPDLATWPAEVRDGVVHVGTRPLAAADPTADDVSDGAP
- the cobA gene encoding uroporphyrinogen-III C-methyltransferase — protein: MTTLLGLDLAGRTVLVAGGGPVAARRARAMADDGAHVRVVAPQVCEDLRDLVAASLSAGYLSSIRPRDDRHPAPGGGGVTWAPREVRESDVEDAWLVLAATDDSGTNRDVAAWAAARRTWCVNAGAAHEGTARTPATTHSGDVLVGVVTDVPAAHLSADRRARARRAADGAAERRGADPRRARAVRDAIAEHLRSGGADQRRHRPADGGLGRVTLVGGGPGAVDLLTLRGRRALAEADVVVADRLGPVDVLDELAPGVEVIDVGKTPGNHPVPQHEINAILVEQAQRGRRVVRLKGGDPFVYGRGGEEVIACREAGVPVDVVPGVSSALSVPALAGIPLTHRGTVAAFHVTSGHDGLDAAALAGVRDRTATLVVLMGVSQLARITAQALGAGADPAMPVAIVESGSTPHQRVARAPLGEIVAHAAQAGVRPPAIIVMGDVAAEGRLDPATVA